CGACAAGAGGTTAGCAGCAAAGGGAGTGAATTAATGTACATTtgcaagaaaatattcaataaaccGAGAATTTCTTGGTGAATATATAtgtctttttcctttatcCCGCATATTAATTACCCACATATATGGTACTTTAGAATATACGACAATAGAATGCGAATGTTCTTCGTTAATATTTCTATCAcaattatgtttaaaatacgattttaaaacatatttcgctattaaaaatattgagaaatatttatggtTGTGAAAAGTCTGGTTTAAATGTAGTATTATCGAATCATTTAATTGGTCAAAGCGTATTGTGCTGATTTgcttaaatgataaaaagaatatgCAGATAAAAGACCCGAATATCTGTTCTGTATATATTAAGTTATTTCGATGGCAGCCAAATTTCGGTATTTAATTCCACCATTTTCCGTAATGTAGCGTTATACTGTTCATCTCTATATTTCTCATTCTTTTTGTGCACTTCTTTGGCAGCTTTTAAATATCTGTAAAGCAAatcaattatatatacttttctgatattttctcataaatcggaaaaatttattgaaattattacttttgtaTAGAAAGTACGATATTTCTGGTTTCCTTTTCTGCAATTCGTGTAGTTTCCGATAAAGATGATACATAATTAATGGGATTCCCTGATTTGATTCGTGTCAACGGATAAATGCGAATCCAGCCTCCCTCTCTCGCGCATGGCGTACTCCAATCTTTACCATTATCCCATATCGATGTTTTATTGTTGCTTTCTGGGTTATTACCCTGAAAACCGCGTGGAATATATTTATCCACTAACAAGGGATTGTAACGAGACCATAAATTTGTAGAATTGTTGATAGTCGATTGTTTAagctaataattaaaatggatATAGAATGTAGCATTTCTAAAACAAGAATTCAATATTTGTCGATAGCTACTTTATTTTAGATACATACGGTAGGTCGAAGTTCCGTGCATATATTTAGAAAACCATCAGTTTCCCGATAagttttcgatttcttttttatggtTCGATTTGTACAAAACTTGGAAGACACTTCAACCTCATCGTCAATCGGGCTTGTTGACCATATCGTAAAAAGTGACAGACCAGTGTTGCATACTGGAAGACCTAGTAAATCGAATAGGTCATGCAGCAGAGGTTTCTTCACTTCAGAGTCAATTTCGCAGTCATTACTTAAAGCTGGGCTTAGATTGACCTGTTCAAATGTCgattatcgaataattaacaatGATTTTCACTAATAATTCAAGCGAATGAGATATCTCTTAACCTCTAGTAACCATGGTTTTAAATTTCTGTCGATTAATACGTCAAATCCGAAAAATTCGAAGCAATTGGAAGATTTCGGTATGCTCGCGGCTTGGCTCAATATAGTTAAACTGACTAAACAGGCTATTCTCTGCCAAAGAAACCAATCGTAATATCCAGCTTGTTCGAAGTATCTTCTCAATTGTCTAAAAGTCCATTTGCAACCTGCGAATGTTCCAATTCTACTATCTATGGTACAATTCAAGAAACTTTAAATTAGTGACGGTGATTTTATACCAGAACCAACGCGTTCCTTCTTCTCAGAGTATCCTGGACCCAATTTGTTCAACGAAAAATTAGTGAGATGCCGGAAAGGATCGTTCAAATgttctaatgaaaatttttctgtAGCGAAACGCGCCAATCCTTCCTTATACAAGTATATCGTCAAAGGCTGATAAGAGGGTACGCACACGTATAGTCGTAGATCGAATTTATAACCTCCGATCAGAAAGGGATTCTCGATGTATCTTTGAACCACCGCTGCATTGTCGTACGTAAGATCGCTTAATTTCTAGAAACGTAAGATTCTGCATTTGACGAGTTCGGCTAACAAGTTAagttttttctttaatcatcGATGTTCACGTAGCATGATCGATCCTTACACGAAACAAAAAGATTCCTTTCCCCTGACTTTGACCAACTGGCTTACAGATCCAAACTCTATCGTGTTCACAGCGGCTGCATTCTTCCGCCAATTTGGTATATTCCGATGGCAAGTTATATCCTACAGGACTAACGCGTTGTATTTTTGATAATGTTGATCGAATATTATTCTCACCATATCTTGATAAACTCTAGATTATACCTGAAATCGTAGATCGAACCGTGCATCTTCTTCATACATCTAAGATGACGGATAAGATTGTCTTTTCGGCAGATCGAACTCCCTTTTGGAATTCTGTTGATAAACTAAAAGATTTACGGGAATACGATTGAAAAGCTGTCACTTTGCTAACGAAATCGATTTTAAGATAGGAGATTCAGACGACCTATTACCTGCCATGGGAGTAATAGCTTGTAATGGGGAAGGGGGAAGCCGCCGGATCGCCACCATAAATTCCATCGATCTTTGAATACATTATTTTCGCCAGTATATTCTCTCCAGCCCCGTTCCGTACAAACCTGTGATCAAAGTATGCCATTCATACGTACAATTCGTTTATCAACATACTTACGGATCAAAGTTCATTCTTCTAACAATaagcaaagaatattttatcgcgTGACTCTCGAACGGATGGAACACGATGAGCGAAATATCTATTAAACTGGAACATTACGCATTCTATAATTGCGAAAAGTTGGAATGCGCGTGCAAAAATAGCAGAGAACGCCCTTGATTTATTTGTCGTGTTATTAGAGCATTAAGAATGGGTTACTTTTGATATGAAAAGCGAACCAAGGCCtctaattacaattaaattcgAGTATATCTCTTTTCGCTGTTACGGTAGCctagttttattattcttttcttacaACTTGAACATCGATTAGCTGCGGAAGGTCATCGACCACATTTACACTCTATTCTTATAACCTGAATTGTTTCCGTTTCGTTTTAATAGcctgctctctctctctctctctctctctccctccctctccctctctttctttctctccctccccCATCTGTCTATCTGTCTGTCTATCTATCCATAATGactaagaaattaatttttacgtaaCGAAACGTCCAGAGGAACGTTGCGCTTATATCAAAGTTGCCGATGAAAGTTCGTTTCGGGCTGCATAGTACGTGCATCGCTATTGTGTTAGATTGTATGGAAGGAAGAGGTGAATCGTCGTAACGGTGCGCCCCAACAACTCTATTCTTCGTCTATTATTATTGCATGTCGCATTTAATAGCCGTGTTTCTAAAAATGGTGCACGCAAAAGCGCGTCGCATCTCGTTTGGCTCTGCAGGTATGTACGTGCATATGCACACCGTACGTACCTTGAAAAGTATTCAGTTCAAGGGCACGGCTAAGTTTGTAACCGTGTCGAACAAATTCCAAGCGACATAAAAGCGTGACGGAACGTATCTAACATTTATGTACCTACCGGTGTTACGTGTATTCATTGCATTTTAGAGCTAAACTACCCACGCAAACGTGATACACACTTTACTGAAACGTGACTCGCTCGATTTTCGTCTTTTCAATGAAGAGCATCTAATATCGTCCATACACAGAGCTTGTGCTATTCAATAGCTAACATTGAAATTCAAGGGAACGTTCGGTGCGCGATGTACGATTCTAAGAATATCGATACCTGTATAAGAAGATGCGGTCCTGTACCATTGTCGTTGAGTCTGAACACGAAAGGACCATCCAAGTATTTCACTGCCATATCGAAACATTATATTTTGGAAGACCGCGCGAAGACAATAACTCTGATTAGTAGTATCACGGTAGTACGATCAATCTTCTTTCTTGAGATAATAGCGACACTTTTGTTCCTCTAATTACGTGAAACGGAGAAAAGAGATTAAAGCGTTAAGCGATACTTTTATTTAGGAAAGCGTTCAACACCGGTTTCCCGTTGTTCTTCTGCCAAGTTTGAAAAGTccaaaaggaaaaagaacaaaggTAATTAGCAACACAAAGTGAGAAGAAATTCAAGATATCTTATCATACCTCGCACTTTTCATTCACAAAATATCAACATGTAGCTCTTGATGATTTTAAAAAAGCGTGTAATCTAGACATTCTCGATTATATCtatcgttctctctctctttttttttttctatatccAAGAAAGTATTTCTTAACGATTATAGCGAGTTATTCTTCGAAACGACATTCTCGTCAAAGATTAGTCtttcgtatttaaatatttcgatggGCCCGCATGCAAGCGAGTCGGAATCTCGATTCTCACTGGTGCACCGCCACGTTTCGGTCTACGCAATCGCTATGACCTGGTCGCAGGCGCGCAGGTTGCTCGTATGCCACCTTCCACGCCGCTTTCCAGCTTTTATGGGCTTTCGCTGGACACCGCGAACCCACAAGGACACCGGAAGTCTCATCGGTTGCGAGCTTCCGAAAGAATTACACCGATTTCCGTTTAAGGATATTGCGGACACGCGACTTATTCGCGAGACCTATTCGTCGAGATTTGTACCAGATTTACTTGTACCAGAAATAGCATAAATATCGACTGGTGCAGTTTAAACCTTAAAACTTGCAATAATGCGCATCGCGATGACAGGTTCCTTTCACCCGTATCAAAAAATCACATCTACATTCTCCGTCTTCCCATTTCTGAAATGTTTCCGGAGAAACTCGTAAAAGCGCGACCGGTATTCTTCGCTATCTATGTCTATGTGGATATATTAATAGGAACACGCTCATTGATTATGACGTATcaattgaaaaaaagattCATCAAAATGTTTCGCGTGTTTGGCTACGTTGTAGGCAGGAGGTACCGCAAGGTTACTTTAATGACAAATCGATGAAACGTCCCTTACGGTGGAGTTACTTCCTGGTTAGAGACGAAATGGTTTGCGATCGAGCCTTCACGTGTTTCGTTGTACGCGGTCCGAGCTTTTTCTCTTCGCAGACCTAACCGCTATTTATGGTTGAACGAATGGTCTCCGCGATATcgaaatgttttttgtttctcgGTTTATTTCTTAGCTCGCGGCTGTCTTAGATCCGCCGTCGAGATCTTTCTGGCAAATGATGATCTCTTTGGGAAATGGATATGAAAGAAACACCTGGGCGATAATTTACATGAacattttagtttattgtaagCAACACGTAACACGGATACAGAAGCTCGTGCGATATTCAGCTAGTAGTCGAtctgattaatattaatactaatCGTAAATTGCGCCCGTTATGATATTGCATCGGTCTATCACGATCGAACATCGAACGTCGGGATTGCTTTTCAGGATCGAAGGGACAttctttcgatcgaatcgGTTTTTCTCTTGCACGTTCACGCAACGTATTGCGCCAACACCGCGTGTTCTTACTCACTAAATTATACAATGTACGCTTAAATATTTCCCCTCCGATTTGCGAGCTTCGCTACCTGGTATATCTTATCGTAGCTACTATACGACACGAGCCTGTAATAATGGCACAGAAATCGGTAAccttttctaaaattacatGGCAATTGCTATCAAGTGAGAATTTCTCGATTCTCGAAGTTAatcttttcttcgtattttaattttgtcacATATCCTGAAACTTAGACACCTAAAATCTATTCGAGTAGAACGAGAAGCGTATTTTCCTCGTGTCTGATCGTTTGTTCGATTTTACGCAAGCTTTCCGAACGTTCAATCGTCAAAATTAACACTACCTTCTTGGTGAAACGATTGGCCGACTAAACGACTGGAAGAAATCGAGCCTGTTATTTCGCTCGTTCTCGATCGCCTGATTTCAGACTGGCATAGTTCCGCTCGATGATTTACGGCGAAATTCGCATGTATGGAGATTTTAACAAGTGTCTCTATCGTTGATTGGTAATCCACACGCACACCATAGATATTCGTTGTGTCTTACGATGCAGAATCACCAGTCAGGTATTCGTATATTATCAGAtctcgaattaaaaatttgacatGAAAAAGTAATCAACTTAGACAGTCCAATAATCGTGAGAAATTTGtcgaaattggaaaatttcagaaatcgAGGACAAATGTATCGCAGCTTTTATCTTCCGCATACTTTGAATCATTGGCAATTAGATTAGCAAGAGGGTTGCTTGTCGCAATTTCCATCAACAGCTAATCCTCTTCGAATCTTCAAAGGGTTAAGCCGACATTTTCGTGTTGGATACACCTTGGTAATGCGAAATATGTGATAATGCCAGTAATACTAATTGCTTGGATGACCTTTGCGTGATTCGAGCAGGAGACCAAGTCGGCGCGTTTATTGTATCGTTGCAGAATTTTCTGCGGCAACGATTTTACGAGGTATTCGAGACCTGTCCGCCACGGAAACGCGATTACTCGTCGCAAAGCGAAACCGCAAGGCACAAGGAGTTCGCGTCTCATCGATATCTTACGGCTGCTTGATCCACCAATTAGTCGTGGAATGTCGAGGCAGCGAAACTCGAGGAACTTTGCCGACGCAATGACCTCTTAAGAAGTTCTTCTTCTGTACTTTCGTTCAAGCGAGTCTCTGATCTGCGAAATCGGAAGCACGAATTACGTGACTGTATTTCGCTTCTGACGAAGATTTCTCCCCTTTCCCCGCTGGAATTAATTACCGAGCGGCCTATAAAGTCGGTTCGATACCGAGTCGCGACTATTTGCCGCGGGGATACGACTTTATTGGCATGGATAATCGTCGACGCGATAATTGTCATTTTGGCCGAACGTAGCTGAATATGTAATTGCCGGTATAATTACTTAGATAGTTACATGGGCGCATGTAAATAGTATTTATCGTAAGCGAGCACGAGCGCGGCCGATCACGGCAATTCGAGAAACGTGATCGTTCTGGGACTGCGATCCTCGAAGTACGAAGGACACTGTTTCTAAGTTTCGATCGACATTGCCGACTTCGAGGTGTCCTGCTTCTCTAAGCAGCGGAAGATATTCGAATATCAaggaaattgtaattaatcgaTACAATTAGATTCgttcgtaaataaatatattcgcaAATCGTCCTACGGTTATTTGACGGTCTTGTCAACGTCAATTCGTTGGGTTAGTTGTCGTCGATCGAAAACATACAACAAGAACAAGAAGTAATCAcggtaaattataatttgtgcAGAAAGAATTCGTGCTCGTAAAGCTAAGATACGCgttttctttgtaatatttttcgtttctcctaTTTGTTTTTCCAACGCCCCCGCCCCCTTCCTCCTTTGTCTCCACgccccccctttttttttgcTCATGCGTTAGAACGAAAGAATCGGGTTTTAACGTGCGTGATTTTTGCAGAACGGACGACCGCCTTTCGCGTAGAAACTCTGGCCCTCCAGATTCTTCTTACACATCTGTAACATACAGATACACACACCGTTAACGATTAAAATACGTTTCTTTAACTTTCTCCGCTAGAGATCGATCGGTTTATTTCGAGAAGCATTCTCGCACTAATTGCGTACCGTGCAGTTGAAACACTGGCTATGGTAATTATTGTTCAGGGCCTCCACCCAGCGATCTCCAGCTTCGACTGGGAATCCACACGCGAAACATTTCGTCGTGAACAATTCGTTCCAATCTGCGCAACAACGTAaaaggaaattcaattttttaacgcgTTTGCTTTCAAGTTGGCTCTTCAAATCGAATTGAGAACATTTAACCAACCAGCTTCGCAGTAGGGCAGTCCTTCTTCGAGGAAGAACTGACTGTTGCCAAACAGCTTGCCACAATAAGAACATTTGAAGCATTCAGGGTGGAAATGCTTTCCAATTGCGTTCAGACAGTCCTAAAATCATAATCATATACGGATAAACCGATGAGTTTCCAAGATAACGTTACACAGGTTTAAATAGCCTTTGCGAAATACTTACGCCTTTGATCTTGTTGTTGCATCTGTTGCAGGATGGGGCGATGAAACGTTCGAAGCAGTATTCGCAATAGAGTTGCCCCTTTTCTTCTACAAAGCCGATATCTTGAAGAGGTCGACGACATTGGGCGTTTACGCAGACGAAATGATCGGGGCACCAAATTTGTCCCAAAGCGGTAATGAATGGTCCCCTAAATAATCGCTATGATTACACACTTTACCAAGCCGCTGATGGAAGCTAGTATTTTGATACGAAAGAAGCAAGACGTAGCACAGCAAAGAACGATTGCCCATAAGACAACTATTTTACGAACCTTATGCACTCTTTGTCGTTTTTACAGCACACTGGTTTTACGACGAGACCATTTGACTTGTGATTAGTATTTTCTTCGTTAGCTGTTAACATCGTGCAAACAAGTGAACATTGTTAATCACGTCAGAACAGGATAACGaattaaagttattattagACAACCAAACAAAACAAGTTTTGTCAAACAATACTCGTAAATTATAACGCACTGCAGACGTTCTTTGGTATTTACAAGCAAACATCACCGATTTTCTAATCTAACGGTAATCTCCTAATAAGAAGATCGGATCAAATTTGTACACAATGAAGGTGTAGCCAAACTCTGTCCAACAAAGTGTTTAGAAACATCATCAGTCAGATAGTCCCTTCCCAAGCGCATGTCGATGGATCGATATATAAAACACGAGGAGCTAGAAAAGCGACTCAACCGTCGTCGTTCGATGACGGAcaacagaaaatataaaagggGGATGCGGCAAAcactgaaaaaaaaacaacaaacgGAACACCTAACAACAAAGGGGGAGTACCTGACGTAAGAGTTGCAATAGGCGCACAGGGGCAATCGTGATCCCGGTCCAGTTGCTTGATTTAGGATGCCCCTTCCTCGCTTTGGCGCGCTGCTACCAGCGAAAGTTCCGCTCTTCGACCCGGCACCACCGAGACCACCGACTCCGGTACCTAGATCCGGGTGGGATGACAAATTTGGTGGGTCTACTAAACTGTGGGTATTACTAGAGGGTTCACAATGGATACCGTCCTGACAGTAATTTTGGGTTCCACATTGATTTCCGGTTTGACAACGGTTGTTAATCGAACATTGATCACCTGACTGGCAACGGGTTTCGGTGGAACAACAATAGCTTTGGGTTTTGCAGCAATAACTCTTAGTCTCGCTGCAGCTTTGCCTTTGGCTTTGGCTCTGAGCCTCGGGCTTGTACAATTGCACGGTGGGAACGTTCTGGCCGGTTTTGGCAGTCAGTCGTGCGAGCTGCCCACTCAGATTAGTGCGAGGCTTGTGGATAGGCTGGAAGGAGCTTTTATTTTGAGAGCAGCCAATGGAAGCGTTCTCGTAGGGTAGAGGGATCTGCGGGAAAGGAAGCTTTGCCCTCGACGAAGGTAGACCAGGTTTGGAGCAGGGTGCCACGCAAACGGATCCATCGGGACACGGTGACACGCAGATTCCGCTCTCTGGACAGTTCGGTATATCGATCTCGCAGGCAGAGTCTCGGCCGCAGCGACCAGATGGTTGGCCACAGGTTCCAGTTTTCATGCCGAAGCAAGGCGAAACGCATACTCCCGAGCGATCGGCAGTTGGTACCACGCATACGCCTGATTTTTGGCAAGAAGTATTCGGTCCTTCGCACGGTACCACTACCACGCCTGCTTTGGTACCTTGATCGGAGTGAGCTTTGCAAGGTAATACCGTTACACCGGTGTCTGGACAGGGTTTCGGTGCTGGAGTTCCGTAACTAACGTGACGCACTTCCGTCGAGCTGCTGTAAACTGGCTGAACAGCGGAGCTCGTCTCCGTTTTCGAGACCATGGGACAGACCAACGAGGGTTTGGAGGGACTCGTTCTGCTAATGGCACATACGCCTTTAGGTGGTTTCTCGCGTGGTTCTGTTCTCTCTGGCAGAGGTCGAGCCGGAACTCTTCTCTCGCATCTCTCGAAATCTTCGGTGACCTCGAGCGATCTTTTCACCACCGATTTCTTCTCCTCGCTCGTTTCCTCGCTGGTCATGTACCGTTTCTCTTGATACTGAGCGTGAACCGCGTCCGTGGGTTCTTTGCCTGGATCGTCGGTGCGTTTTTCGTCGAAGTCTACGGTCTTCGAGGCAGCGTACTCGGCGTGTCTATGCCCGTCGTCGGTGTCCTCGTCTACTTTATAAGACACGCTCTTTTTAGTAGGGAAATGTATCGAACTTCGCTTCGTAGGTGGAGCATCTTCTCTGATTCTGGGTGCGTGAGCCTTCACGTAACAAGGAGGAGGTTCCGGAGGTCCTTGAGCAGGTGATTTAGACCTTCCTGGAGTTGGAGTCGGAGTTCTGCTCGGTATATATGTGTGACTTTCAACCGCGCCTCTTCTCATCGCCACTAAGTTTCTTTGATACGACGGAATAGTGTCCGGTTTCTTCAGAGAAGCGGTTATAACTTTGCTACTCGGCGTCTGAGGTCGCGATCTCACCGGAGATGGGGAAGTATCTCTCAGACGAAAATCAGGCGGAGGAGTAGGCAAAGGTCGAGGAGTGCACGGTTTAGGCGGGGGTTCCGTTCGGCTGCTTCTTCCCTCGCCGTATAAGATATCAGCAGGAGGACAATGAGCGCTTCCGTCTGGGTAAAGCGAGGGTGTCTGAGAACGGCTGGCGATTTTCTGGTCCTCGGGTCCGATCTCGCGACTAAGAGGCGTATACGGTCGTTCCGGAGCGATCGTGAGTGCTTCCTGAAACGGAGAAATCGGTCGAAGTTCTTTCTTGGGCGGTTTAGGTCGACACCTATGGTCCAAGTATATAGTCTCCTCGGTGTACACTTCCTTCACGCTGCTGGAAGACGTACTGAGAGGCGTGTATGGTCGATCAGGCGCGGTCGTCAGAGCGTTCACCATTTCAGACTTCCACTCTTTAGGAGTCGAATTCTGAAGGGCAGAATGAGGTATCGGTTTCGGGCCTGTATCAGTctgtttcataaattgaacgcgttttttattcgtttccatGATTTCCTGAGCTGGAGGATACTTGGAGCATACACGTCGATCCCTCGGTGCTTGTTGATCCCTCAAACTTTTGTGGACTTGTACCTGTTCTCTTAAACTCTTCTTGCGCTCATCTTCGATGCATCTTCTTCTAACGCGTTCTTGAACCAACACTTCCTCCGTGATCTCCTCGTAAGTTTCCTTGATGAGCTTCTTGCGTCCGGGAGTGTCGCTGTCGGCTTCCGTCACTCTTTCCTCGCGAACGACCGTCCTTCCCAGAGGTTGTTCTCGGACTTCCTCCACTTCTTCCTCGCCTTCCTCGAAAGTCACGTGTCTgcttcgttcttcttcctcctgTCGTTTTCGCTCCTCTTCCTCTCGccgtcttcttctttcttcctcctcctctcgtctcctcctttcttcctcttcctgcCTACGtctctcctcctcctcctcctcccgctttctctcctcttcttcctgCTTCGCTTTCTCCACCATTTGCTGCACATCCACGGTAGAAGTGACCACTTCGGCAGACTCAACGACCGTCTTCTCCTCAGCGTCCTCGACGTCCCTTTCGACCTGAGTGGTGGTCCTTCTCGTGTaagtttcttcctctttctccacCATTTCTTCCTCCGTTGCTTCCTCTCTGGACTCCTCTTTAGGTTCCTCCACTATCGGAGTACTGGATCGCATCGGTGACGGTTCGACAGTTTTCTCTAAAGTCATTTTCGTCTTGACGTGCATCCCACCGACATCTTCTTCCGACGTCTCCGTTATGAAGTCGTGTTCCCCCTTGATTCCTACGGTACCCTCGTCTTCGATCTCGTCCGCCGGTCTCAAGTCTATCACCTCCTTGTCGATCTCGGTCGTCTCCTCCTTCGCTTCTTCTTGCTTTATCACGTGTTGCGTCGGCAGCGGCGGCTTCTCGCAGATAGTCTGTTCGCGTCTACAAATTTCCGCCCGGTACGAACGATGCTCTTCCCGAAATGGTTGATTCCTCTCGCATATCCTTTCCTCTTGACAGATTTCCTTCTGATGGAACTTCTTGCACACTTTAGGAGGCTCTACCCCGCTGTAGCTCTGTTCGTACAGATTGCTGCCTGTCGTAACGGTGGCTGTCCATGGTTTTGGTATAGGTTGAACGATTCTGGTAGGCGTCAGAGATCTCCTGACACCGTCGGTCGAGCTGGGTCTCGATGTTACCTCGCCTTTCGTCTGTCTGCCGGTGGCCTCCACCAGCTCTACCTTTCTATAAGTTGGACCTGGACAACTGACTCGATCCATCGGTTCCTCCTCAAAGCGATAGCACTGTCTCGTCACTCTCTCCACCTCCCTATCTGTGCTTTCGTCTCTCTTCCTTGTCAGCGCCCTCTCGCAGGCCTCGATGCaggctttcttttctttcaccGCTTGCCTACTTCTTCGATCGAGGGCAGGATTAGGATCGATGTACAAAGGACTGGCAGTGGGATAAGTAATATCTTCGATCGGCTTTGGAGGCGGCCAGGCCAGGCTTTTCGATTTTACAGAGCTAGGACGGTACTCGGTCTTGGTGTCCTCGACGATCTCGTAATAGTAGGACTTTTCGTGGGTTTCCGTCGAGCTTTCTGGGATCATGATGTTTCACGGGATCGTTCCGAGGGAGGGAGATCGATGGAATTTTGCCGGGTGCACGGTCGGAAGCGAGCAAACGGAAATCAGATTGCACGAGGCACACAAAACGTTTGACACACGCGTTTGATAACACAGGCGGTAGGTGGGAGTGTTGGGGTGTGttagaaagaacgaaagaaaaacaaagaaatcaGCTGTGAGTAAGAAGCACATTGACCGATACGTGCCCGTGATCCTTTTATCGTAAAGCAAGTTCATGTTGACGATCATCGAATATTTAACCGAAAAGATAATGGGCGACTGGATCGCGGGCACGTCCAGGAtgctaaataaaaagaagcgCAGcttaagaatgaaaaaaagataataaacgaTAGCCAGGATCACGAAGTTACACATTCTCGTGATCGGCTGGCTGCGTTCAAGCGATGAAAAACCAAAGCTCGTGATTAAAGCGATTGATCAACGCGTTAATTAAGCGTTACGAGTGAGCAGACGCACTTCTCCAAAATCATTCGTCACTCGGACACTCTGCCATTGAACGATCTACAGATTCGAAGATCAATCGCATCTCTAGacgatcgtaaaaaaaaaaaaagggaacacGAATTTCGAGCGCTGTGGGTTAGCATCTCGACCTTGAGTGCACCTCGAGGGAGTCGATGCGAAGCTAGGAAAAAATGTAG
This sequence is a window from Bombus pyrosoma isolate SC7728 linkage group LG10, ASM1482585v1, whole genome shotgun sequence. Protein-coding genes within it:
- the LOC122571954 gene encoding uncharacterized protein LOC122571954 isoform X2, giving the protein MASERFQVPACRFSNTKNIFEIPRLHSTWTNAENRVSPVNTGSPAEAAGLKAGDAVIRVNNTEMYNLRHKDAQDVIVRAGNNFELTIQRGGSTWKPHVSPISSALPSPSPTAGLGNIAPVTKTSLAAKKQDGSHIGSGHNFSPKPFLNGTGDGSIKSIVNKQYNSPVGIYSEETIAETLSAQAEVLAGGVLGVNFKKNEKNYNAENSEVFKMVQEADKEPKTPEPAEPTAQSGVITPSSPALAGLRPVSAPETKQQLPSTPQSSLPPGQNICAECERLIVGVFVRIKDKNLHVECFKCSTCGTSLKNVGYYNINNKLYCDIHAKLVARQNAPAGMVPITIPPGGKAPASTISAALANAPLSPPLSNHASSPQPFSPTRLGTSPVNPPSFRSVQAPASNNLIGPKPFGGSSTISSPPLANTGNSTLPRPQSQTVTESSTETHEKSYYYEIVEDTKTEYRPSSVKSKSLAWPPPKPIEDITYPTASPLYIDPNPALDRRSRQAVKEKKACIEACERALTRKRDESTDREVERVTRQCYRFEEEPMDRVSCPGPTYRKVELVEATGRQTKGEVTSRPSSTDGVRRSLTPTRIVQPIPKPWTATVTTGSNLYEQSYSGVEPPKVCKKFHQKEICQEERICERNQPFREEHRSYRAEICRREQTICEKPPLPTQHVIKQEEAKEETTEIDKEVIDLRPADEIEDEGTVGIKGEHDFITETSEEDVGGMHVKTKMTLEKTVEPSPMRSSTPIVEEPKEESREEATEEEMVEKEEETYTRRTTTQVERDVEDAEEKTVVESAEVVTSTVDVQQMVEKAKQEEEERKREEEEEERRRQEEEERRRREEEEERRRRREEEERKRQEEEERSRHVTFEEGEEEVEEVREQPLGRTVVREERVTEADSDTPGRKKLIKETYEEITEEVLVQERVRRRCIEDERKKSLREQVQVHKSLRDQQAPRDRRVCSKYPPAQEIMETNKKRVQFMKQTDTGPKPIPHSALQNSTPKEWKSEMVNALTTAPDRPYTPLSTSSSSVKEVYTEETIYLDHRCRPKPPKKELRPISPFQEALTIAPERPYTPLSREIGPEDQKIASRSQTPSLYPDGSAHCPPADILYGEGRSSRTEPPPKPCTPRPLPTPPPDFRLRDTSPSPVRSRPQTPSSKVITASLKKPDTIPSYQRNLVAMRRGAVESHTYIPSRTPTPTPGRSKSPAQGPPEPPPCYVKAHAPRIREDAPPTKRSSIHFPTKKSVSYKVDEDTDDGHRHAEYAASKTVDFDEKRTDDPGKEPTDAVHAQYQEKRYMTSEETSEEKKSVVKRSLEVTEDFERCERRVPARPLPERTEPREKPPKGVCAISRTSPSKPSLVCPMVSKTETSSAVQPVYSSSTEVRHVSYGTPAPKPCPDTGVTVLPCKAHSDQGTKAGVVVVPCEGPNTSCQKSGVCVVPTADRSGVCVSPCFGMKTGTCGQPSGRCGRDSACEIDIPNCPESGICVSPCPDGSVCVAPCSKPGLPSSRAKLPFPQIPLPYENASIGCSQNKSSFQPIHKPRTNLSGQLARLTAKTGQNVPTVQLYKPEAQSQSQRQSCSETKSYCCKTQSYCCSTETRCQSGDQCSINNRCQTGNQCGTQNYCQDGIHCEPSSNTHSLVDPPNLSSHPDLGTGVGGLGGAGSKSGTFAGSSAPKRGRGILNQATGPGSRLPLCAYCNSYVRGPFITALGQIWCPDHFVCVNAQCRRPLQDIGFVEEKGQLYCEYCFERFIAPSCNRCNNKIKGDCLNAIGKHFHPECFKCSYCGKLFGNSQFFLEEGLPYCEADWNELFTTKCFACGFPVEAGDRWVEALNNNYHSQCFNCTMCKKNLEGQSFYAKGGRPFCKNHAR